A portion of the Pararge aegeria chromosome 10, ilParAegt1.1, whole genome shotgun sequence genome contains these proteins:
- the LOC120626782 gene encoding adenomatous polyposis coli protein isoform X3 codes for MVDTWSSMDSSNSPLTDSGPSASDDCPPSTSSETPLGSLQTSSSNTTDTRRLLDPKDTKSKYAKHVLPKTDKARDLTLDLDNLDSDHIPRRPHFLDDDYHLPSKSNIECRIPKPHFLDHSPSPDEFDERSDITNPNFLDDEVDGDDNLAQKKAGAFPKRSTKTPSANYTPQEDRPHRTSYRSTLHYGLESAARSSERDKRASQLYRGTWPGERDVWTAHDSSSVRSFSSNGSDCARPSSNLENKMECVCSLISLLSLSPENNADLSGPLLDMSRSVESCVAMRQAGCIPLLVQLIHSKVARETRDRAAKALRNIIHTQTDDKAGRREARVWRLLEQVREYCYILEDVVESRKEGKEAIEDDVTKHPSQSVAALMKLSFDEEHRHVVCQLGGLQALAALVSGDQAAHGSRTDDNTCLTMRKYAGMTLTNLTFGDGNNKSLLCSFKDFMMALVEQLESPNDDMRQVTAAVLRNLSWRADTNSKQVLREVGAVKGLTKAAMTCQKEATLKSVLSALWNLTAHCSMNKVALCSVDGALGFLVDMLSYNSPTKTLAIVENAGGIMRNVSSHIAVREDYRQILRERNCLSVLLQHLKSPSLTVVSNSCGTLWNLSARCPQDQQFLWDHGAVPMLRSLIHSKHKMIAMGSSAALKNLLNSKPGKTHIISLDTTARSMNLPALPTLGARKQKALEQELDQNLAETCDNIEPATSPSTSNREEKNLFTATERQIAMNLERHRMTSSSPLMGNLSSQISLSHSAHLASYLSCSNTLLKGALVSRSSEGSSTNVNRSDSKDSVTSTHSDSVFERGMRTGKVPVPTPRSKDLMKMDTGSDTFKSSKTLSKDATYLRYSGQPPIPPPRSSTDMRTNYTESGYDVDQDSCDQPIDFSRKYSETKTESESVEKPKAETKKYSKKETNTFGDYQETDLDQPTDYSLRYAEHQSETGSDISEPPAPSVHEDTIKHFATEGTPYETPIIFSTATSMSDLRIIGKDGKPKTSSVKENPEVMTHSDEKDTCSIEDPPRHDNDIAISTPPTASISEPIVEKRSVFDTKFSSGMISPEKPVNYCDEGTPGYFSRVSSLSSLGEPTEEDSLAKKNARASINVEPSPQEQSTSSSGKDKEGSKAVTFAQEPVSIAQEASGADSARTASPQRFIEDTPLMFSRSSSLGSLPECSQQDDQGSVISEVSRLTSGCISPSEIPDSPGQSVPLSPRSRHAPVVVRTAPTTPPLAEGRNISVFEERTSQFVVEHTPAQFSANTSLSSLTINDEPKLPLLLEDINKEANSELNSPPPEDLPTSSQEVDISSPPEIPSTNEGNDSKGGDSCGDWESTGGIHSSDSDAASDAELLQQCIQKGIMQVVKIKGPPSDVSSVNPFRDDVYRSLPPYLRSSTETVMMSHDFARNIRESSSPLPPPLPPKIRNPEAPPRPPPMEDHPLLEGRRHESRQLEKTHRERPRLPTAQHLVRNDSLSSLSLDSFGSTDREIFEETVKAGLSSVNPRAEFELDSKGKAHSVERKPESIRQGRHHKSLDRSDKISHRGPKIRDPEFEKNLASGAYNIKTTSKVKKLEDFANVTRSPYSYHGETSSHHSRFKHHSRFYDDGPPSLPARIDDPRRLERSNSLSSLSNDSFGSTDKEVFERCVRMGMSKPQPKKRDEKLRVRSDDRLEIRESHRRRRKDTKQGALDKMVGEEYSKDRAILEEVIARGAGEIKPGEAGNQKSQSKNVPAPSAVLAAADARADNARGSTGSDHDSAIDTTIEITLNDSNVSVFERSNEMATVDSGNTTLESDSNELDHSNECLAPKSCNTTVESERDELNRSNESYADVLDGSWSDEEEKPKEYDAATLTRKSKHKLEWTDIKCTDSHINFDDLSKKSNENDTWNENTCPDDVTFPTISGSVHLVSSMRSEIVDTAMALPDLLEKTPKMFSKLDLTDKLDGNLVTSDDGKVDDKLLENIPEPSFTSLVDDGEPKFDSIMSSAIEKEAARLAAQLKNAQFTMDNSVTSLTSIDLDNVKPPSNLGSLLSLSASGHWDESQSQTSKKSHKSRKKSLPVALMVKRALSNSMHQGSSEHLDSLSLSFLDNVKPPSEMEHIDMNGSMISVSSIVSEVAETRDSKTPIIFDFKQPVQDFPLCTTFTSVFHDLDKVNPPSLFDEMAESTLEIEPTTAHNVYDDCVSNTLNVITDIPSGSETCTPLPSDISSVESTPKRQRDQKYLTPKEKRIAAKHRYQTYTITDTVSESDVVLKVEKEEFVTWTKSESDKSDDYVTATSEPKIKRRLSAKQRRMEDRARYQTQTVDIQNILSSQESSQSKDQPNPHIESLKQRLAAKKTLKQRRMEDAERFRTRTLSEDIPPSPTFVTKDANFENLETTTGYDSLSSNELNHQQILDDRQSDDVFRDVDSGHNEDDFELNSAQLKTYTKSFRNYLPVIESPAAVDMCVVNNLKNIEMTASFRRTLQSDKNQNPSSSDFASYEGDSNSEDKVHSESDSETPTSKPKPKIIKPERRDESLDSNDSGEKEHEAPKIVRGRKKAMYVSPYRRTVPSPKKPLTPPAKTSPKSSLTLIKPSTSSSNKAHSSAKPPTKMLPATKTSTNTSPKKTAPNKSPSKLSQKPITIPPVASKPIPLVRQGTFTKEESCVPARELPIPDKKANTRVGTATSPTKAAPNTSPSRLPQFNRSRPSTSKNNKAAQQSTSKRNSEPMMKNSASNHSLQSNDSGKTIILARGSRQGSTSSVNSISSSSKTKDVESKIANLWKKVELTKKLPAKSDKKVWIESDKTETPKLIRSSTFEGQPKQQVSTATKQKSAIGIRVSQIPSLRPKSTPNKSTSQSSVNKKPTRGFLRKGSGQVTS; via the exons ATGGTAGATACTTGGAGCAGTATGGACTCATCTAATTCTCCATTGACTGACTCCGGACCCTCCGCCAGCGATGACTGCCCGCCTTCCACGTCCAGTGAAACCCCCCTTGGATCTTTACAGACTTCTTCCTCTAACACAACGGATACGCGCCGTTTATTGGACCCAAAAGACACCAAATCAAAATATGCTAAACATGTGTTACCCAAAACAGACAAGGCCCGAGATCTCACGCTGGACCTGGATAACTTAGATTCCGACCATATCCCCCGCCGGCCGCACTTCCTAGACGATGATTACCACCTGCCCTCCAAATCGAACATCGAATGTCGCATCCCCAAGCCTCACTTCCTCGATCACTCGCCATCGCCGGACGAGTTCGATGAACGTAGTGACATTACCAACCCAAATTTTCTAGACGACGAAGTAGATGGCGACGATAACCTAGCACAAAAGAAAGCAGGCGCATTTCCGAAACGATCGACGAAAACACCATCTGCCAATTACACACCTCAAGAGGACAGACCGCACAGAACTAGTTATAGAAGTACTTTGCACTATGGTTTGGAAAGTGCAGCTAGATCTAGTGAACGCGATAAACGAGCTTCCCAACTCTATAGGGGGACATGGCCCGGAGAGCGCGATGTGTGGACTGCACATGACTCATCAAGTGTACGAAGCTTCTCCAGCAACGGCTCGGATTGCGCTAGGCCGTCATCTAATTTAGAAAACAAAATGGAATGTGTGTGTTCTCTAATTTCCCTTCTAAGTCTGTCACCAGAAAATAATGCCGATTTAAGTGGACCATTATTAGATATGAGCAGATCTGTTGAAAGCTGCGTAGCAATGAGGCAAGCGGGGTGTATTCCTTTACTGGTTCAACTAATCCATTCGAAAGTAGCAAGAGAGACCAGAGACCGGGCTGCAAAGGCGCTTCGAAACATAATTCACACACAGACAGATGACAAGGCCGGTAGGAGAGAAGCGAGAGTGTGGAGACTGTTAGAACAAGTTAGGGAATATTGTTATATACTGGAAGATGTAGTAGAATCTAGAAAAGAAGGGAAAGAAGCAATAGAGGATGATGTTACCAAGCACCCTAGCCAAAGTGTGGCCGCCTTAATGAAATTGTCTTTTGACGAGGAGCATCGGCACGTGGTATGTCAATTAGGAGGATTGCAAGCTCTAGCGGCATTGGTCAGCGGTGACCAAGCTGCACATGGAAGCAGAACTGACGACAATACGTGTTTGACAATGAGAAAATACGCTGGTATGACTTTAACCAACCTGACATTTGGAGACGGAAacaataaatcattattatgtTCCTTTAAAGACTTCATGATGGCTTTGGTTGAACAACTGGAGTCACCTAACGACGATATGCGACAG GTCACTGCAGCGGTTCTCAGAAATCTATCGTGGAGAGCCGATACTAACAGCAAACAAGTTTTAAGAGAAGTAGGCGCTGTCAAAGGTCTAACAAAAGCCGCTATGACATGTCAAAAAGAAGCGACCCTGAAGTCTGTTCTATCTGCCCTATGGAATCTTACAGCACATTGCTCCATGAACAAAGTGGCTCTATGTTCGGTTGATGGAGCTCTGGGCTTCCTTGTAGATATGCTCAGTTACAATTCCCCGACGAAGACATTGGCAATTGTGGAAAACGCAGGTGGCATTATGCGAAATGTGTCCAGTCACATCGCAGTTCGCGAAGATTACAGACAAATTCTCCGCGAGAGAAATTGTTTAAGTGTCTTGCTCCAGCACCTTAAATCTCCCAGCCTAACAGTGGTTAGCAACTCGTGCGGTACTCTGTGGAATCTGTCAGCGCGGTGCCCCCAAGATCAGCAGTTTCTGTGGGACCACGGGGCTGTACCGATGCTTCGTAGCTTAATACATTCTAAACATAAAATGATTGCCATGGGATCGAGTGCTGCACTCAAGAATTTACTTAATTCTAAACCTGGAAAGACGCATATAATTTCACTAGATACGACGGCGAGAAGCATGAATTTACCAGCGCTACCGACCCTTGGAGCGAGAAAGCAAAAGGCATTGGAGCAAGAACTAGACCAAAATTTAGCGGAAACGTGTGATAATATCGAACCGGCTACTTCTCCTTCCACCAGTAACAGAGAAGAGAAAAACCTTTTTACAGCAACTGAAAGACAAATTGCTATGAATCTAGAGAGGCATCGAATGACATCTAGCTCACCACTCATGGGCAATCTTTCATCTCAGATATCGTTAAGTCACAGTGCACATTTAGCTAGTTATCTCAGTTGCAGTAATACGCTCCTTAAAGGGGCATTGGTGTCTAGATCCTCGGAAGGAAGCTCTACTAACGTTAACAGATCAGATAGTAAAGATTCAGTTACAAGTACTCACTCTGATTCAGTGTTTGAAAGGGGCATGCGCACAGGAAAAGTTCCTGTCCCTACACCGAGGAGCAAAGACTTGATGAAGATGGACACGGGAAGTGATACCTTCAAAAGCTCAAAGACTTTATCAAAAGACGCTACTTATCTTCGCTACTCCGGTCAACCACCGATCCCGCCTCCGAGAAGCTCAACAGACATGAGAACAAACTACACAGAATCTGGTTATGACGTCGACCAGGATTCTTGCGACCAGCCCATCGATTTCAGTAGAAAATACTCTGAAACCAAAACGGAATCAGAATCTGTTGAGAAACCTAAAGCGGAGaccaaaaaatattctaaaaaggAAACGAACACTTTTGGCGATTACCAAGAGACTGATCTAGATCAACCAACCGATTACTCTTTGCGTTATGCGGAGCACCAATCAGAGACCGGCTCAGATATTTCTGAACCCCCAGCACCTTCAGTTCATGAAGACACTATCAAACATTTTGCAACGGAAGGCACGCCTTATGAAACTCCAATCATATTTTCAACTGCCACGTCCATGTCTGATCTCCGTATAATCGGCAAAGATGGTAAACCCAAAACGTCTAGTGTAAAGGAGAATCCTGAAGTCATGACCCATTCGGACGAGAAAGATACATGTTCTATCGAAGATCCACCTAGACACGATAATGACATTGCAATTTCTACACCACCTACGGCATCAATTTCTGAACCTATCGTTGAAAAACGGAGTGTATTTGACACTAAATTCAGTTCGGGAATGATAAGCCCGGAGAAGCCTGTGAATTACTGTGATGAAGGAACGCCAGGATACTTCTCCCGAGTTAGTTCATTGAGTAGCTTGGGAGAGCCGACCGAGGAGGACAGCTTGGCCAAAAAGAACGCTCGGGCGTCGATCAACGTCGAGCCAAGTCCACAGGAGCAGAGTACTAGCAGCTCCGGAAAAGATAAAGAAG GTTCGAAAGCGGTGACGTTCGCCCAGGAGCCGGTCTCCATTGCGCAGGAGGCGTCCGGCGCGGATTCGGCTCGCACGGCGTCGCCGCAGCGGTTCATAGAAGACACTCCGCTGATGTTTTCACGCTCCAGCTCTTTGGGCTCCCTGCCCGAGTGCTCGCAACAGGATGACCAAGGATCTGTCATATCCGAAGTtag TCGCCTGACTTCGGGATGTATATCGCCGAGTGAAATCCCAGACTCTCCCGGACAGAGCGTTCCACTGTCCCCGCGATCAAGGCACGCGCCCGTCGTGGTCCGGACTGCGCCCACCACCCCACCTCTGG CGGAGGGCCGCAACATATCGGTGTTCGAGGAGCGTACCTCGCAATTTGTGGTGGAACACACGCCGGCGCAGTTCTCCGCAAACACCAGTCTCTCGAGCCTCACCATCAACGACGAGCCCAAG ctaCCATTGCTACTGGAAGATATAAATAAGGAGGCCAACTCGGAACTCAACTCACCACCGCCGGAAGATTTACCCACCAGTTCTCAGGAAGTCGATATTAG ttCACCGCCGGAAATACCATCAACAAATGAAGGCAACGACAGTAAAG GAGGGGATTCGTGCGGCGATTGGGAGTCGACCGGCGGCATCCACTCGTCGGACAGCGACGCGGCCAGCGATGCGGAGCTTTTGCAACAGTGCATACAGAAGGGAATCATGCAG gtagtaaaaataaaaggacCCCCGTCAGACGTATCATCTGTGAATCCGTTTAGAGACGACGTTTAT AGGTCATTGCCTCCATATTTACGGTCTTCAACGGAGACCGTTATGATGTCTCATGACTTTGCGAGGAATATCCGCGAAAG CAGCAGTCCGTTACCCCCACCATTGCCTCCTAAGATACGGAACCCGGAGGCACCGCCTCGTCCTCCTCCGATGGAAGATCATCCGCTTTTGGAAG GGCGAAGACACGAAAGCCGCCAATTAGAGAAAACACACCGCGAAAGACCGAGGCTGCCAACCGCACAACATCTAGTGAGAAACGATTCACTTAGCTCCCTCAGCCTTGACTCCTTCGGTTCCACTGATCGGGAGATATTCGAGGAGACTGTCAAAGCTGGTCTCTCGAGCGTCAACCCTAGAGCAGAATTCGAACTCGATAGCAAAGGTAAGGCGCATTCAGTAGAGAGGAAGCCTGAATCTATCAGACAAGGCAGACATCACAAATCCCTTGATAGAAGCGACAAAATATCCCACCGCGGACCGAAAATAAGAGATCCAGAGTTTGAGAAAAATCTGGCCTCTGGAGCTTATAACATCAAAACTACTAGCAAAGTTAAGAAGTTGGAAGATTTCGCAAATGTCACTAGATCACCCTATTCGTACCATGGAGAGACCTCCAGCCATCATTCGAGGTTTAAACACCATTCTCGATTTTATGATGATGGTCCGCCAAGTTTACCAGCTAGGATAGATGATCCACGGAGATTAGAAAGGAGTAACTCACTCAGTTCTTTAAGTAATGACTCCTTCGGATCCACCGATAAGGAAGTTTTTGAACGGTGTGTACGTATGGGAATGTCGAAACCTCAACCGAAAAAACGCGATGAAAAATTAAGAGTTAGGAGTGATGACAGGTTGGAAATTCGAGAATCCCATCGCAGACGTCGCAAAGACACCAAACAAGGGGCATTGGATAAAATGGTAGGCGAGGAGTACAGCAAAGATAGGGCGATATTGGAAGAGGTGATCGCGCGGGGAGCGGGGGAAATCAAACCCGGAGAGGCGGGAAATCAGAAAAGTCAGTCAAAAAACGTTCCGGCGCCGTCTGCGGTTCTCGCGGCCGCAGACGCGCGCGCCGACAACGCGCGAGGCAGCACTGGCTCTGACCATGACTCCGCCATCGACACCACCATAGAGATCACCCTGAACGATTCCAACGTTTCGGTGTTCGAACGCTCCAACGAAATGGCTACTGTCGATTCGGGAAATACAACTCTAGAATCCGACAGTAATGAACTAGATCACTCCAATGAATGCTTAGCTCCCAAATCCTGTAATACAACTGTTGAATCTGAGAGAGATGAGCTAAATAGGTCCAACGAATCGTATGCTGATGTTTTAGATGGTTCTTGGAGTGATGAGGAAGAGAAACCTAAGGAATACGACGCAGCTACGTTAACTAGGAAAAGCAAACATAAACTTGAATGGACGGACATTAAATGCACAGATAGTCATATAAACTTTGACGATTTATCCAAGAAAAGCAATGAGAATGATACATGGAATGAAAATACTTGTCCTGATGACGTCACTTTCCCAACTATAAGCGGTTCAGTCCACTTGGTTTCATCTATGAGAAGTGAAATTGTGGACACCGCAATGGCACTCCCAGATTTACTAGAAAAGACtccaaaaatgttttcaaaactGGATTTGACTGATAAACTCGATGGCAATTTAGTTACAAGCGACGATGGAAAGGTCGACGATAAATTGTTAGAAAATATCCCTGAGCCAAGTTTCACGTCGCTAGTCGACGATGGTGAACCGAAATTCGATTCAATCATGTCTTCCGCTATAGAAAAGGAGGCTGCCCGATTAGCGGCCCAGTTGAAAAACGCGCAATTCACTATGGACAATAGCGTCACTTCTCTCACGTCCATAGATTTAGACAATGTCAAACCACCTTCAAATTTAGGGAGTTTATTGTCACTTAGTGCTTCAGGTCATTGGGATGAGTCACAATCCCAGACATCTAAAAAATCACACAAGAGTCGAAAGAAATCTTTACCGGTAGCGTTAATGGTAAAACGAGCTCTGAGCAATTCAATGCACCAAGGTAGCTCGGAGCATCTTGATAGTCTTTCTCTGAGTTTCCTTGATAATGTAAAGCCGCCTTCCGAAATGGAACACATCGACATGAATGGGAGCATGATTTCAGTGTCGAGCATAGTTTCCGAGGTGGCTGAAACGAGAGATAGTAAGACGCCAATTATATTCGACTTTAAACAACCAGTGCAAGACTTCCCGCTTTGCACCACATTTACAAGTGTCTTCCACGATTTAGACAAAGTTAACCCTCCATCTCTGTTCGACGAAATGGCAGAATCTACTCTAGAAATCGAACCGACAACAGCGCATAACGTTTACGATGATTGCGTTTCGAATACTTTAAACGTTATAACCGATATTCCATCGGGTTCCGAAACCTGCACACCTCTTCCCTCGGATATAAGTAGCGTAGAATCTACTCCGAAGAGACAACGagatcaaaaatatttaacaccAAAAGAAAAAAGGATTGCAGCCAAACATAGATATCAAACATATACCATCACTGATACGGTATCAGAGAGCGATGTGGTTTTGAAAGTTGAGAAAGAAGAATTTGTGACGTGGACTAAGTCAGAGAGCGATAAATCGGATGATTACGTTACAGCGACTTCTGAACCGAAAATAAAGAGACGGCTAAGTGCAAAACAAAGAAGAATGGAAGATAGAGCTCGGTATCAAACTCAAACTGTTGACATACAAAATATTCTGAGTTCTCAAGAGTCATCTCAATCTAAAGACCAGCCAAATCCGCATATAGAAAGTTTAAAGCAACGCTTGGCTGCGAAGAAAACGTTAAAACAAAGACGCATGGAAGATGCTGAAAGGTTTAGAACGAGAACGTTAAGTGAGGATATTCCACCGTCTCCGACGTTTGTTACTAAAGATGCAAATTTTGAAAACCTTGAGACAACGACAGGGTACGATAGCTTATCTTCAAACGAACTGAACCACCAGCAAATACTCGACGATAGACAAAGTGACGATGTCTTCAGAGATGTAGATAGTGGACATAATGAAGATGACTTTGAACTAAATTCTGCACAATTGAAAACGTATACGAAGagttttagaaattatttacCTGTTATTGAAAGTCCGGCAGCGGTCGATATGTGCGTTGTTAACAATTTGAAGAATATAGAAATGACAGCTTCATTCAGACGCACGCTACAATCTGATAAGAATCAAAATCCGAGCAGTAGTGACTTCGCAAGTTACGAGGGCGATAGCAATTCAGAGGACAAAGTACACTCGGAGTCCGACTCCGAAACGCCCACTTCTAAGCCGAAACCAAAGATAATTAAACCCGAAAGAAGAGACGAAAGTCTAGATTCAAATGATTCTGGTGAGAAAGAACACGAAGCACCGAAAATTGTAAGAGGTAGAAAGAAAGCTATGTACGTGTCGCCATACAGGAGAACGGTACCAAGTCCAAAAAAGCCACTAACTCCACCGGCGAAAACATCGCCAAAATCTAGCTTAACGTTAATCAAGCCATCTACAAGTTCCTCCAACAAAGCTCACTCTAGTGCCAAACCACCGACCAAAATGCTTCCAGCAACAAAAACTAGCACTAACACTTCGCCTAAGAAAACCGCACCAAACAAATCACCCTCCAAGCTATCTCAAAAACCCATTACGATTCCACCGGTTGCTAGCAAACCAATACCATTAGTTAGACAGGGTACGTTTACGAAGGAAGAAAGTTGCGTGCCAGCAAGAGAACTGCCTATACCTGATAAAAAGGCTAACACACGTGTTGGGACAGCAACCTCGCCCACGAAAGCTGCGCCCAACACTTCTCCATCTAGACTTCCGCAGTTCAATCGCTCTCGCCCTTCGACGAGTAAAAATAACAAGGCGGCCCAGCAAAGTACTTCCAAACGTAATTCAGAGCCTATGATGAAAAACTCTGCTTCTAATCACAGTTTGCAAAGCAATGACAGTGGAAAAACAATCATACTCGCTCGCGGATCTAGACAAGGTAGCACCTCGAGCGTAAATTCCATATCGTCGTCTTCCAAAACGAAAGACGTTGAGAGCAAAATTGCGAATCTATGGAAAAAAGTTGAGTTAACTAAAAAGTTACCAGCGAAaagcgataaaaaagtttggattGAAAGCGACAAGACTGAAACACCGAAGTTAATCAGGAGTTCGACCTTCGAAGGTCAACCGAAACAGCAGGTATCGACGGCGACTAAGCAGAAATCGGCAATCGGTATCAGAGTTTCGCAGATTCCAAGTTTGAGGCCAAAATCGACGCCAAACAAAAGTACGAGCCAAAGTAGCGTCAATAAAAAACCTACTAGAGGCTTCCTAAGAAAAGGGAGCGGTCAAGTCACCTCCTGA